In Drosophila simulans strain w501 chromosome X, Prin_Dsim_3.1, whole genome shotgun sequence, one DNA window encodes the following:
- the LOC6725361 gene encoding mitochondrial import inner membrane translocase subunit TIM14, with protein sequence MQASKVSPTFSDYLPLAGTVVAMGVTTCCVAVQVYRSPNSTKTIGQLRLCFGNLGTERFYSGCFQKRMTHREASKMLGTKTSPKALWIRRSMLAKDPDRNGSPYLAGKIHKPKNGLLD encoded by the exons ATGCAAGCCAGTAAAGTCTCTCCGACTTTTAGTGACTATCTACCTCTGGCGGGCACGGTTGTGGCAATGGGCGTGACCACCTGCTGCGTTGCCGTCCAGGTCTACAGATCGCCCAACAGCACCAAGACGATTGGTCAGCTGAGGTTATGTTTTGGAAATCTGGGAACCGAACGCTTTTATAGCGGATGTTTTCAG AAACGGATGACACACCGTGAAGCATCTAAAATGCTGGGTACTAAGACTAGTCCTAAAGCTCTATGGATCCGACGTTCCATGCTGGCTAAAGATCCGGATCGAAACGGCTCACCATATCTGGCGGGAAAAATCCACAAGCCCAAGAATGGGCTGTTGGACTAA